One Herbaspirillum rubrisubalbicans genomic window carries:
- the rnpA gene encoding ribonuclease P protein component has translation MTDVRSPLPARQAGDFPRDRRIVKTDEFSSVFRLRPVYRTEHFVLYARRNSLSQARLGVVAAKRLAPRAVTRNTIKRATRELFRQAQLPAVDCIVRLSRPVNTRKDPARSAVVKAMLRAELTQLFAFLPSAAAFARK, from the coding sequence GTGACGGACGTCCGTTCACCGCTTCCAGCACGTCAAGCAGGCGACTTCCCACGCGATCGGCGAATCGTTAAAACGGATGAGTTTTCATCCGTTTTTCGTTTGCGCCCCGTGTATCGTACCGAGCATTTCGTGTTGTACGCCCGCCGCAACAGTCTGTCGCAAGCCCGTCTGGGCGTGGTGGCGGCCAAGCGGCTGGCGCCGCGTGCGGTGACCCGCAACACGATCAAACGGGCCACGCGCGAGCTGTTTCGTCAGGCGCAACTGCCTGCCGTGGACTGCATCGTGCGCCTGTCGCGCCCGGTCAATACCAGGAAAGATCCGGCCCGCAGTGCGGTCGTCAAGGCCATGCTGCGTGCCGAACTGACGCAATTGTTCGCCTTCCTGCCGAGCGCGGCTGCGTTCGCCAGGAAATAG
- the mnmE gene encoding tRNA uridine-5-carboxymethylaminomethyl(34) synthesis GTPase MnmE, which translates to MTLDSSPIAAIATAPGRGGIGVVRISGRNLTPVMRAVCGRESLAPRHATYLPFQNEDGSVIDQGLAIYFPGPHSYTGEDVLELQGHGGPVVMQMLLARCVQAGSEIGLRLAEPGEFTQRAFLNDKIDLAQAEAVADLIEATTEAAAKSASESLSGAFSKVIHELVDQVTRLRMLVEATLDFPEEEIDFLQQSDARGQLATIRSTLEDVFKHAAQGALLRDGLNAVLAGKPNVGKSSLLNVLAGSDVAIVTPIAGTTRDKVTQTIQIEGMPLNIIDTAGIREAGEDGSGPDEVERIGIERTWAEVAKADVILHMLDADRGPTLEDEKITARFPDGVPIIRIWNKIDRSGHKPAVDKMSDATHVYLSAAEGQGVDLLRAELLRIAGWQQTVESRYLARERHLLALKAADEHLAHAAAHAALDNEAGDHALDLFAEELRLAQERLSSITGKFTSDDLLGVIFSRFCIGK; encoded by the coding sequence ATGACTTTAGATTCTTCTCCTATCGCCGCCATCGCCACCGCACCCGGACGCGGCGGCATTGGTGTGGTGCGCATTTCCGGCCGCAACCTGACGCCGGTGATGCGTGCCGTATGCGGGCGTGAGAGCCTCGCGCCGCGCCATGCCACCTACCTGCCGTTCCAGAATGAAGACGGCAGCGTCATCGACCAGGGCCTGGCCATCTATTTCCCTGGTCCGCATTCCTACACCGGCGAAGACGTGCTGGAACTGCAGGGCCATGGTGGCCCGGTGGTGATGCAGATGCTGCTGGCGCGCTGCGTGCAGGCCGGTAGCGAGATCGGCTTGCGCCTGGCCGAGCCGGGTGAATTCACCCAGCGTGCCTTCTTGAACGACAAGATCGACCTGGCCCAGGCCGAGGCCGTGGCCGACCTGATCGAAGCCACCACTGAGGCGGCGGCCAAGTCGGCTTCCGAATCGCTCTCGGGGGCCTTCTCCAAGGTGATCCATGAACTGGTGGACCAGGTCACGCGCCTGCGTATGTTGGTGGAAGCCACGCTGGACTTCCCCGAAGAGGAAATCGATTTCTTGCAGCAGAGCGATGCCCGTGGCCAGCTCGCCACCATCCGCAGTACGCTGGAAGACGTCTTCAAGCACGCCGCGCAAGGTGCGCTGCTGCGCGACGGCCTCAATGCCGTGCTGGCCGGCAAGCCCAACGTAGGCAAGTCTTCGCTGCTGAACGTGCTGGCCGGCTCGGACGTGGCCATCGTCACCCCCATTGCCGGCACCACCCGCGACAAGGTCACCCAGACCATCCAGATCGAAGGGATGCCCCTGAACATCATCGACACCGCCGGCATTCGCGAAGCGGGCGAGGATGGTAGTGGCCCGGATGAAGTCGAACGCATCGGCATCGAGCGTACCTGGGCCGAGGTGGCCAAGGCCGACGTCATCCTGCATATGCTGGACGCTGATCGCGGCCCGACCCTGGAAGATGAAAAGATCACCGCGCGCTTCCCCGATGGCGTGCCCATCATCCGCATCTGGAACAAGATCGACCGTTCCGGGCACAAGCCGGCCGTGGACAAGATGTCCGACGCCACCCATGTCTATCTGTCGGCGGCCGAAGGGCAGGGCGTGGACCTGCTGCGTGCCGAGCTGTTGCGCATCGCCGGTTGGCAGCAGACGGTGGAGTCGCGCTATCTTGCCCGCGAGCGGCACCTGCTGGCATTGAAGGCGGCCGATGAGCATCTGGCCCATGCTGCTGCTCATGCCGCGCTGGACAATGAAGCCGGCGACCATGCACTGGATCTGTTTGCCGAAGAGCTGCGCCTGGCGCAGGAGCGGCTCTCCAGCATCACCGGCAAGTTCACGTCGGATGATTTGCTGGGGGTGATCTTCTCGCGCTTCTGTATCGGCAAGTAA
- the lhgO gene encoding L-2-hydroxyglutarate oxidase — protein sequence MRPLRYAIIGGGINGLAVARQLLLDRPDVEVTVFEKEDAVARHQSSHNSGVVHAGLYYEPGGLKATLCRRGVQLVQSYCQQNALPYDECGKVVVALTQEELPRLEAIYRKALANGVPDVEMIDAGRLREIEPNCVGLRALYSPRTAIVSYGRIAQRMAQEIEERGGTIRLNAAVRRIVERGEQVHIELQSGELHAQAFDAAIACSGLQSDRLAQHSGDSATPRIVPFFGQYYVIDEAFKTHVKGLIYPVPDPRFPFLGVHFTKRIDGQMTIGPNAFISLGRENYLGDCFSLRDIADYLGYPGFWKFAGRNVPATLRELKTVLSAKVFVREAARYVPSLAEVSVTPAVRGIRAQAMERDGRLVDDFVIRQSRRVTHIRNAPSPGATSSLAIGEHIVRQLVSPA from the coding sequence ATGAGACCCCTGCGCTATGCCATCATCGGTGGCGGCATCAACGGCCTGGCCGTGGCCCGTCAGTTGTTGCTGGATCGTCCCGATGTCGAGGTCACCGTCTTCGAGAAGGAAGATGCGGTGGCCCGCCACCAATCCAGCCATAATTCCGGCGTGGTCCATGCCGGGCTCTACTATGAACCGGGCGGCCTGAAAGCCACACTGTGCCGGCGCGGAGTGCAACTGGTCCAGTCCTATTGCCAACAGAACGCGCTGCCCTATGACGAATGCGGCAAGGTGGTGGTGGCGCTCACCCAAGAGGAGTTGCCGCGGCTGGAAGCCATCTACCGCAAGGCCTTGGCCAATGGCGTGCCGGATGTGGAAATGATCGATGCCGGTCGCCTGCGCGAGATCGAACCCAACTGCGTCGGCCTGCGGGCTCTGTATTCGCCGCGCACGGCCATCGTCAGCTATGGCCGCATTGCCCAGCGCATGGCGCAGGAGATCGAGGAGCGCGGTGGCACTATCCGCCTCAATGCCGCGGTGCGCCGCATTGTCGAACGGGGTGAGCAGGTGCATATTGAACTGCAGTCCGGCGAGCTGCACGCGCAGGCCTTCGACGCGGCCATCGCCTGCAGTGGCCTGCAATCAGACCGCCTGGCACAGCACTCGGGCGACAGCGCCACCCCGCGCATCGTGCCTTTCTTCGGGCAGTACTACGTCATCGACGAAGCCTTCAAGACACACGTCAAGGGCCTGATCTATCCCGTGCCCGATCCGCGTTTCCCCTTCCTGGGGGTGCATTTCACCAAGCGCATTGATGGCCAGATGACGATCGGTCCCAATGCCTTCATCTCGCTGGGCCGCGAAAACTACCTGGGCGATTGTTTCAGCCTGCGTGATATTGCCGACTACCTGGGTTATCCGGGTTTCTGGAAATTCGCCGGCCGCAATGTGCCGGCGACGCTGCGCGAGCTCAAGACCGTCCTCAGCGCCAAGGTATTCGTGCGCGAAGCGGCGCGCTACGTGCCCTCGCTGGCCGAGGTGAGCGTTACCCCGGCGGTACGCGGCATTCGCGCGCAGGCCATGGAGCGCGATGGGCGTCTGGTGGACGACTTCGTGATCCGCCAGAGCCGCCGCGTCACCCACATCCGTAACGCACCCTCACCGGGGGCGACCTCCTCGCTGGCCATTGGTGAGCACATCGTGCGCCAACTGGTCAGTCCAGCGTAG
- a CDS encoding FadR/GntR family transcriptional regulator, with protein sequence MTARIPAYRLAQAQIKRFIEERGLTLGDALPPEGMLAEELGMSRPSLREAVKSLESLGILESRHGEGIYVKGFSFDTILDNLPYAFAADGKQLRELLQVRAAIETGAAPAILQHMSAAQLKTLRQQADHMLVLARSGEEVGEEDRQFQATLYGCLDNAFLSTLTDLLWRMFHRMGEARLALDGRLAEATARDRIQLANMIEAKDLEGLLQACEKHFQRLLAQLEVSPAQPGDKPGKAGKRAASASSGQQQN encoded by the coding sequence ATGACAGCCCGCATTCCAGCCTATCGACTCGCCCAGGCACAAATCAAACGCTTCATCGAAGAACGCGGCCTCACGCTGGGCGACGCCCTGCCGCCCGAGGGAATGCTGGCCGAGGAACTCGGCATGAGCCGCCCCTCGCTGCGGGAGGCGGTCAAGAGTCTGGAGTCGCTGGGCATCCTGGAATCGCGCCACGGCGAAGGCATCTATGTCAAAGGCTTTTCCTTCGACACCATCCTCGACAACCTGCCCTACGCCTTCGCCGCTGATGGCAAGCAATTGCGCGAACTGTTGCAGGTACGCGCCGCCATCGAGACCGGCGCCGCGCCGGCCATCCTGCAGCACATGTCGGCGGCCCAGCTCAAGACCCTGCGCCAGCAGGCCGATCACATGCTGGTGCTGGCGCGCTCGGGGGAAGAGGTCGGCGAAGAAGACCGCCAGTTCCAGGCCACCCTGTATGGCTGCCTGGACAACGCCTTCCTGAGCACACTCACCGACCTGCTCTGGCGCATGTTCCATCGCATGGGCGAAGCCCGCCTGGCGCTCGATGGCCGCCTGGCCGAAGCCACCGCACGGGATCGCATCCAGCTCGCCAATATGATCGAGGCCAAGGATCTGGAGGGGCTATTGCAAGCCTGCGAGAAACACTTCCAGCGTCTGCTGGCCCAGCTGGAGGTGTCGCCAGCGCAGCCCGGTGACAAGCCAGGCAAAGCCGGCAAGCGCGCGGCAAGCGCCAGCAGCGGCCAACAGCAAAACTGA
- a CDS encoding TetR/AcrR family transcriptional regulator, with protein MIKTRGRPRSFDREQALHQAMQVFWSKGYEGTTMADLTAAIGVKAPSLYAAFGDKDALFREVVEVYARTVSAEPLRLLQAGKGIYQDLLAMLRASVRMYSGKTTLPGLPVGKGCMVVVSAINCAPENSEHSDALSQRRHKRRNEIRARLLQAQREGEIRADADVTALGDFYTSFLNGLALGARDGVSSARLAATLQPAMLPLESVLSGSIPSS; from the coding sequence ATGATAAAAACCCGCGGCCGCCCGCGCAGCTTCGACCGTGAACAGGCGCTGCATCAGGCCATGCAAGTGTTCTGGAGCAAGGGCTACGAAGGCACCACCATGGCCGACCTGACTGCGGCCATCGGGGTGAAGGCGCCCAGTCTCTATGCCGCCTTTGGCGACAAGGATGCGCTCTTTCGTGAAGTCGTGGAGGTCTATGCGCGCACCGTCAGCGCCGAGCCCTTGCGCCTGTTGCAGGCAGGCAAAGGCATTTACCAGGATCTGCTGGCCATGCTGCGCGCCAGCGTGCGCATGTATTCCGGCAAGACCACGCTGCCCGGCTTGCCGGTCGGCAAGGGTTGCATGGTGGTGGTCTCGGCCATCAACTGTGCGCCCGAGAACAGCGAGCACAGTGATGCGCTCTCGCAACGTCGCCACAAGCGCCGCAACGAAATCCGCGCGCGCCTGCTGCAGGCCCAGCGCGAAGGCGAGATCCGGGCCGATGCCGATGTCACCGCCCTGGGGGATTTCTACACCAGCTTTCTCAATGGCTTGGCGCTGGGCGCACGCGATGGCGTCTCCAGCGCGCGCCTGGCCGCGACCCTGCAGCCCGCGATGCTACCGTTGGAAAGCGTACTTTCAGGATCAATACCAAGCTCATGA
- a CDS encoding nitroreductase family protein — MSANPRNADYPIDPQFLNRWSPRAYSAAEISEETVLTFLEAARWAPSAYNAQPWRFVYARRGTPAWDSLLGLLNEFNRSWCANASALIVVLSRTVMVPPGATEAVPAPTHSFDTGSAWGYLALQASLSGWHAHGMAGFDKERARTELNVPAEFSVEAMVVVGKLGDKSTLPEGLQAREVPSPREPLSKLAFEGKFKA, encoded by the coding sequence ATGTCTGCCAATCCACGCAATGCCGACTATCCCATCGATCCGCAATTCCTGAACCGCTGGTCCCCGCGCGCCTACAGCGCCGCCGAGATTTCCGAAGAGACCGTGCTGACCTTCCTGGAAGCCGCCCGCTGGGCGCCTTCGGCCTACAATGCCCAACCCTGGCGCTTCGTCTATGCGCGTCGCGGCACCCCGGCCTGGGATAGCCTGCTGGGCCTGTTGAATGAATTCAACCGCAGCTGGTGCGCCAACGCCTCGGCCCTGATCGTGGTGCTCTCGCGCACCGTGATGGTCCCCCCGGGCGCCACGGAAGCCGTGCCGGCCCCGACCCATTCCTTCGACACCGGCTCGGCCTGGGGCTACCTGGCCCTGCAAGCTTCGCTGTCCGGTTGGCACGCCCACGGCATGGCCGGCTTCGACAAGGAGCGCGCCCGTACCGAACTGAATGTGCCGGCCGAATTCTCGGTGGAAGCCATGGTGGTGGTAGGCAAGCTGGGCGACAAGTCGACCCTGCCCGAAGGCCTGCAGGCGCGTGAAGTACCGAGCCCGCGCGAGCCGCTGTCCAAGCTGGCGTTCGAGGGCAAATTCAAGGCCTGA
- the fusA gene encoding elongation factor G, which translates to MSRKTRIENYRNIGISAHIDAGKTTTTERILFYTGVNHKIGEVHNGAATMDWMEQEQERGITITSAATTAFWKGMAGNYPEHRINIIDTPGHVDFTIEVERSMRVLDGAVMVYDSVGGVQPQSETVWRQANKYKVPRIAFVNKMDRVGADFFRVQKQIEERLKGRAVPIQIPVGAEDHFSGVIDLVKMKAIIWDEASQGVLFKYEDIPLELEDTARQWRDHMVEQAAEANEELLEKYLSGNPLTEDDIKRGLRLRTVANEIVPMLAGSAFKNKGVQAMLDAVIDYLPSPVDVPAIAGHGEDDSEIERHPSDEEPFSALAFKIMTDPFVGQLTFFRVYSGIVNSGDTVYNPVKGKKERLGRILQMHANERKEIKEVFAGDIAAAVGLKDVTTGDTLSDPEHPIILERMIFPEPVISQAVEPKTKADQEKMGIALNRLAQEDPSFRVHTDEESGQTIMSGMGELHLEILVDRMKREFNVEATVGKPQVAYREAIRKAVEDVEGKFVKQSGGRGQYGHVVIKLEPQPAGKGYEFVDAIKGGVVPREFIPAVDKGIQESLKAGVLAGYPVVDVKATLTFGSYHDVDSNENAFRMAGSMAFKEAMKRAGPMLLEPMMQVEVETPEEFMGNVMGDLSSRRGMVQGMEDMVGGGKLVRAEVPLSEMFGYSTTLRSLSQGRATYSMEFKHYAEAPRQVVEQLSGSKAKG; encoded by the coding sequence ATGAGCCGCAAGACCCGAATAGAAAACTACCGCAACATCGGTATCAGCGCGCATATCGACGCGGGCAAGACCACGACCACCGAGCGCATTCTTTTTTATACGGGTGTGAACCACAAGATCGGTGAAGTGCATAACGGTGCGGCCACCATGGACTGGATGGAGCAGGAGCAGGAACGCGGCATCACCATCACCTCGGCGGCCACCACGGCCTTCTGGAAAGGCATGGCCGGCAATTATCCCGAGCATCGCATCAACATCATCGACACCCCCGGTCACGTGGACTTCACCATCGAGGTGGAGCGCTCCATGCGCGTGCTCGATGGCGCGGTGATGGTGTATGACTCGGTGGGCGGCGTGCAGCCGCAGTCCGAGACCGTCTGGCGCCAGGCCAACAAGTACAAGGTGCCGCGCATTGCCTTCGTCAACAAGATGGACCGCGTCGGCGCCGACTTCTTCCGCGTGCAGAAGCAGATCGAGGAACGCCTCAAGGGTCGTGCCGTTCCCATCCAGATTCCGGTGGGCGCGGAAGACCATTTCTCGGGCGTGATCGACCTGGTCAAGATGAAGGCCATCATCTGGGATGAGGCCAGCCAGGGCGTGCTGTTCAAGTACGAAGACATCCCGCTGGAGCTGGAGGACACCGCACGCCAATGGCGCGACCACATGGTCGAGCAGGCCGCCGAAGCCAATGAGGAACTGCTGGAGAAATATCTCTCCGGCAATCCCCTGACCGAAGACGACATCAAGCGCGGCCTGCGCCTGCGCACGGTGGCCAACGAGATCGTGCCGATGCTGGCCGGTTCCGCCTTCAAGAACAAGGGCGTGCAAGCCATGCTGGATGCGGTGATCGATTACCTGCCGTCACCCGTGGACGTGCCAGCCATTGCCGGGCATGGCGAGGACGATAGCGAGATCGAGCGCCATCCTTCGGATGAAGAACCGTTCTCGGCGCTGGCCTTCAAGATCATGACCGATCCCTTCGTGGGTCAGTTGACCTTCTTCCGCGTGTATTCCGGCATCGTCAATTCGGGCGACACGGTCTACAACCCGGTCAAGGGCAAGAAGGAACGCCTGGGCCGCATCCTGCAGATGCACGCCAACGAGCGCAAGGAGATCAAGGAAGTGTTCGCTGGCGACATCGCTGCGGCCGTGGGTCTGAAGGATGTGACTACTGGCGACACGCTGTCGGACCCGGAGCATCCCATTATCCTGGAACGCATGATCTTCCCCGAGCCGGTGATCTCGCAGGCAGTGGAGCCCAAGACCAAGGCCGACCAGGAAAAGATGGGCATCGCCTTGAATCGCCTGGCACAGGAAGATCCGTCCTTCCGCGTACATACCGATGAGGAATCAGGCCAGACCATCATGTCGGGCATGGGCGAGCTGCACCTGGAAATTCTGGTCGACCGGATGAAGCGCGAGTTCAACGTCGAGGCCACGGTCGGCAAGCCGCAGGTGGCCTATCGTGAAGCGATCCGCAAGGCCGTGGAAGATGTGGAAGGCAAGTTCGTCAAGCAGTCTGGCGGGCGTGGGCAGTATGGTCACGTGGTGATCAAGCTGGAACCGCAACCGGCCGGCAAGGGCTATGAATTCGTCGATGCCATCAAGGGTGGCGTGGTACCGCGCGAATTCATCCCGGCCGTGGACAAGGGCATCCAGGAATCGCTCAAGGCGGGCGTGCTGGCCGGTTACCCGGTGGTCGATGTGAAGGCGACGTTGACCTTCGGTTCATACCACGACGTGGACTCCAACGAAAACGCCTTCCGCATGGCCGGCTCGATGGCCTTCAAGGAAGCGATGAAGCGTGCCGGCCCGATGCTCTTGGAGCCGATGATGCAGGTCGAGGTGGAAACGCCCGAGGAATTCATGGGCAACGTGATGGGCGACCTGTCCTCGCGGCGCGGGATGGTGCAGGGCATGGAAGACATGGTGGGCGGCGGCAAGCTGGTGCGCGCCGAAGTGCCGCTGTCGGAAATGTTCGGCTACTCGACCACGCTGCGCTCGCTGTCACAGGGGCGGGCGACCTACTCGATGGAGTTCAAGCACTATGCCGAGGCACCGCGGCAGGTGGTGGAGCAGTTGTCGGGGAGTAAGGCGAAGGGTTGA
- the yidC gene encoding membrane protein insertase YidC: MDIKRTVLWVVFSFSLLLLWDSWMRHNGHQSMFFPSATSTQEQAAANPASPTASPTGSPVPQAGTPAPAPGAVPGAEVAAATKGETITITTDLVKASIDTVGGELKRLELLKEPDVVDPTKNVVLFDSEPGHMYLAESGLIGGPFPNHKTIFTAQPGPRTLDNGNEVQLVLVAEQGGVKLTKTYTFKRDSYLIDVKHTVTNTTGAPINPSLYLQLVRDGNKPGGESHFYSTFTGPAVYSDAEHFEKLDFEKIANGKQQHVNKADNGWIAMVQHYFVSAFIPPQKAERDIFSKKVGDNLYAIGSILPLGTVAPNASVTMDSQLYSGPTVSKTLQAIAPGLDLVRDYGHLTVIAEPIFWLMTHIHNLVGNWGWTIILLTVLIKLVFFPLSAASYRSMAKMKAVSPKMQAIRERHKNDPQAMNREMMALYKTEKINPLGGCLPIVIQIPVFISLYSVLLASVEMRGAPWLGWVHDLTAPDRLFGTLPYFNMPIGLLPIIMAASMFLQTKLNPTPPDPVQAKVMMFMPLVFSVMFFFFPSGLVLYWVTNNILSIAQQWVITRNIESGKTK; this comes from the coding sequence ATGGATATCAAACGTACCGTCCTGTGGGTTGTATTCTCCTTCTCCCTGCTGCTGCTCTGGGATAGCTGGATGCGCCATAACGGACATCAGTCGATGTTCTTCCCGTCGGCCACTTCGACTCAGGAGCAAGCCGCCGCCAATCCGGCCTCGCCCACCGCCAGCCCGACCGGTTCCCCGGTCCCGCAGGCTGGCACGCCGGCGCCGGCCCCTGGCGCCGTGCCGGGTGCTGAGGTTGCCGCTGCCACCAAGGGCGAAACCATCACCATCACCACCGACCTGGTCAAGGCCAGCATCGATACCGTGGGCGGTGAATTGAAGCGCCTGGAACTGTTGAAGGAACCCGACGTGGTCGATCCGACCAAGAACGTTGTGCTGTTCGACTCCGAACCGGGCCACATGTACCTGGCCGAATCGGGCTTGATCGGCGGTCCCTTCCCCAACCACAAGACCATCTTCACCGCCCAGCCGGGTCCGCGCACGCTGGACAACGGCAATGAAGTGCAACTGGTGCTGGTGGCCGAGCAGGGCGGCGTGAAGCTGACCAAGACCTACACCTTCAAGCGCGACAGCTACCTGATTGACGTCAAGCACACGGTGACCAACACCACCGGTGCGCCGATCAATCCTTCGCTGTACCTGCAACTGGTGCGCGACGGCAACAAGCCCGGTGGCGAATCGCACTTCTACAGCACCTTCACCGGCCCGGCCGTCTATAGCGATGCCGAACACTTCGAAAAGCTGGACTTCGAAAAGATCGCCAACGGCAAGCAGCAGCACGTGAACAAGGCCGACAACGGCTGGATCGCCATGGTGCAGCACTACTTCGTGTCGGCCTTTATCCCGCCCCAGAAGGCCGAGCGCGACATCTTCAGCAAGAAGGTTGGCGACAACCTGTATGCGATCGGTTCCATTCTGCCGCTGGGCACGGTGGCGCCCAACGCCAGCGTGACCATGGACAGCCAGCTGTATTCCGGTCCCACCGTCTCCAAGACCCTGCAAGCGATTGCCCCGGGCCTGGACTTGGTGCGTGACTACGGCCACCTGACCGTGATCGCCGAGCCCATCTTCTGGCTGATGACCCACATCCACAACCTGGTGGGCAACTGGGGCTGGACCATCATCCTGCTGACTGTGCTGATCAAGCTGGTGTTCTTCCCGTTGTCGGCCGCCAGCTACCGCAGCATGGCCAAGATGAAGGCGGTCTCGCCCAAGATGCAAGCCATCCGCGAACGCCACAAGAACGATCCGCAGGCCATGAATCGCGAGATGATGGCGCTCTACAAGACCGAGAAGATCAACCCGCTGGGCGGCTGTCTGCCTATCGTGATCCAGATCCCGGTGTTCATCTCGCTGTACTCGGTGCTGCTGGCTTCGGTGGAAATGCGCGGCGCACCGTGGCTGGGCTGGGTGCATGACCTGACGGCACCGGATCGTCTGTTCGGCACGCTGCCTTACTTCAACATGCCTATCGGCTTGCTGCCCATCATCATGGCGGCCTCGATGTTCCTGCAGACCAAGCTCAACCCGACCCCGCCCGATCCGGTGCAGGCCAAGGTGATGATGTTCATGCCGCTGGTGTTCTCGGTGATGTTCTTCTTCTTCCCGTCCGGCCTGGTGCTGTACTGGGTGACCAACAACATCCTGTCTATCGCCCAGCAATGGGTGATCACCCGCAACATCGAGAGCGGCAAGACCAAGTAA
- the imuA gene encoding translesion DNA synthesis-associated protein ImuA, with product MIMLRPSPQSIHHSLWRASQLAQGGARCIDTGFAELAQELPGRGWPTGSLIDFLLQQPGVGELRLLGPALQSLAPRRIALVQTPHAPHLIGWQQIGVEAARLLAVRTTTSADAAWAAEQILKSDSCAALLLWQRHLRPESVRRLHLAAQSGQTLFVMLRPGSCAQDASPAPLRLALTAAPGGIAIDFIKRRGPLRAAPLFVSLPSLNLLPHAPVDRRTPAFAAAGGVLSELAG from the coding sequence ATGATCATGTTGCGCCCTTCACCCCAAAGTATCCATCACTCGCTCTGGCGCGCTTCCCAGTTGGCCCAGGGAGGCGCGCGCTGTATCGACACCGGCTTTGCCGAGTTGGCGCAAGAGTTGCCGGGACGGGGGTGGCCGACCGGGTCGCTGATCGATTTCCTGTTGCAACAACCCGGCGTGGGCGAGCTGCGCTTGCTGGGCCCGGCCTTGCAATCCCTGGCGCCGCGCCGGATTGCCCTGGTGCAGACACCCCATGCTCCCCACCTCATCGGCTGGCAACAGATCGGGGTGGAAGCTGCGCGCTTATTGGCGGTGCGTACCACCACCAGCGCCGACGCGGCCTGGGCGGCGGAACAGATCCTCAAATCCGATAGTTGCGCCGCCCTGCTGCTGTGGCAGCGGCACCTGCGCCCGGAGAGTGTGCGGCGCCTGCATCTGGCGGCACAAAGCGGCCAGACGCTGTTCGTCATGCTGCGCCCAGGCAGTTGCGCGCAGGATGCCTCGCCGGCGCCGTTGCGACTGGCATTGACAGCGGCACCAGGGGGCATCGCGATCGATTTCATCAAGCGACGCGGACCGTTGCGCGCCGCCCCCCTGTTTGTTTCCTTACCTTCTCTGAATCTCTTGCCTCATGCGCCTGTGGATCGCCGTACACCTGCCTTTGCTGCCGCTGGAGGTGTTTTATCCGAACTGGCTGGATGA
- the rpmH gene encoding 50S ribosomal protein L34 — translation MKRTYQPSVVRRKRTHGFRARMATRGGRAVINARRAKGRKRLAAV, via the coding sequence ATGAAACGTACTTACCAACCTTCCGTCGTGCGTCGCAAGCGTACCCATGGTTTCCGTGCCCGTATGGCCACCCGTGGCGGCCGTGCCGTGATCAACGCCCGTCGCGCCAAGGGCCGCAAGCGTCTGGCTGCAGTTTAA
- a CDS encoding recombination-associated protein RdgC → MWFKNLQIYRLPAPWAITADELESHLAPQAFTACSSLDMQSQGWVPPRNNDKLVHVVNRQLLMKLDTEKKLLPSTVINQVTKARAAELEEQQGFPPGRKQTKELKEQVTDELLPRAFSVVRSTWVWIDPVNGWLLVDAGSPAKAEEVLKLLFKAIPKFPLETLRTVMSPAAAMTDWLASDEAPNGFTVDQDTELRSTAESKATVRYVRHTLEAEDIRRHIESGKQCTRLALTWADKVSFVLTENLSVKRIAPLDVLKEDSEIAGKNDDERFDGDFMLMAGELAKLLSALVDALGGQLKENDGTLARAA, encoded by the coding sequence ATGTGGTTTAAGAATCTACAGATCTATCGTCTGCCCGCACCGTGGGCGATCACCGCCGACGAACTCGAATCCCATCTCGCACCGCAGGCCTTCACCGCCTGCTCCAGCCTGGACATGCAAAGCCAGGGCTGGGTGCCGCCGCGCAACAATGACAAGCTGGTGCACGTGGTCAATCGCCAGCTGCTGATGAAGCTCGATACCGAGAAGAAACTCTTGCCCTCCACCGTCATCAACCAGGTCACCAAGGCCCGTGCCGCCGAACTGGAAGAACAGCAAGGTTTCCCGCCCGGTCGCAAGCAGACCAAGGAATTGAAGGAACAAGTCACCGATGAACTGCTGCCGCGCGCCTTCTCGGTGGTGCGTAGCACCTGGGTCTGGATCGACCCGGTCAATGGCTGGCTGCTGGTCGATGCCGGCTCGCCGGCCAAGGCCGAGGAAGTCTTGAAGCTGCTGTTCAAGGCCATCCCCAAGTTCCCGCTGGAAACGCTGCGTACCGTCATGTCGCCGGCTGCGGCCATGACCGACTGGCTGGCCAGCGACGAAGCCCCCAACGGCTTCACCGTGGACCAGGATACCGAGCTGCGCTCCACCGCCGAGAGCAAGGCCACGGTGCGCTACGTGCGCCACACGCTGGAGGCCGAAGACATCCGCCGCCACATCGAATCCGGCAAGCAATGCACGCGTCTGGCGCTGACCTGGGCCGACAAGGTGTCCTTCGTGCTGACCGAGAACCTGTCGGTCAAACGCATCGCGCCGCTGGACGTGCTCAAGGAAGACAGCGAGATCGCCGGCAAGAACGATGATGAACGCTTCGATGGCGACTTCATGCTCATGGCCGGCGAACTGGCCAAGCTGCTCTCGGCGCTGGTCGATGCATTGGGTGGTCAACTGAAGGAAAACGACGGCACGCTGGCGCGCGCGGCGTAA